Proteins found in one Corynebacterium sanguinis genomic segment:
- a CDS encoding DUF1906 domain-containing protein, giving the protein MPLNRRRFLATAGLTTAAAIGLSPVAKAQRTVVGTALDYSAGVPSGRSVKAAGHLGAVRYVSQPRPNATWMRGKPVALTETQDFKANGLATASVYQFGRAQTADWLGGAASAAIHAPQAIELHRAAGGPTGRPIYIAIDDNPTRAQYDNQIRPFLRAFCTALSVAGYATGVYGNYNTIEWAANDGIGTFFWMHDWGSGGRLHPRANIHQVAKWQTTIDGVVCDINDVYTADWGQWTPGQAAAPVVQLPNIPIEQLLQSSSEMSSQGNAALQQALDQARAFLP; this is encoded by the coding sequence ATGCCCCTGAACCGTCGCCGCTTCCTCGCCACCGCGGGCCTGACCACCGCCGCGGCCATCGGGCTCTCCCCCGTCGCTAAGGCCCAGCGCACCGTGGTGGGCACCGCGCTCGACTACTCTGCGGGCGTGCCTTCGGGGCGCTCGGTCAAGGCCGCCGGCCACCTCGGTGCGGTGCGCTACGTCTCCCAGCCGCGCCCCAACGCCACCTGGATGAGGGGCAAGCCCGTCGCCCTTACAGAAACCCAGGATTTCAAGGCCAACGGCTTGGCGACGGCGTCCGTCTACCAGTTCGGCCGCGCCCAGACCGCCGACTGGCTCGGCGGGGCGGCCTCCGCGGCGATCCACGCCCCGCAGGCCATCGAACTGCACCGCGCGGCGGGCGGGCCGACGGGGCGCCCGATCTACATCGCGATTGACGACAACCCCACCCGCGCCCAGTACGACAACCAGATCCGCCCCTTCCTGCGCGCGTTCTGCACCGCGCTCAGCGTCGCGGGCTACGCCACGGGCGTCTACGGCAACTACAACACCATCGAATGGGCCGCAAACGACGGTATCGGCACCTTCTTCTGGATGCACGACTGGGGCTCCGGCGGACGCCTCCACCCGCGCGCGAACATCCACCAGGTGGCGAAGTGGCAGACCACCATCGACGGAGTGGTCTGCGACATCAACGACGTCTACACCGCCGACTGGGGCCAGTGGACACCAGGCCAGGCGGCCGCGCCGGTCGTGCAGCTTCCCAACATTCCCATCGAGCAGCTCCTGCAGAGCTCAAGCGAGATGTCCTCGCAAGGCAACGCCGCCCTGCAGCAGGCGTTGGACCAGGCCCGCGCCTTCCTGCCCTAA
- the panC gene encoding pantoate--beta-alanine ligase — translation MTELVHTPAELEAAIGHPRTLALVPTMGALHDGHLSLVRAAQTTGSPVVVSIFVNPLQFAPGEDLDAYPRTLSADVALLEREGVDAVFAPSVATMYPTGPRTTIHPGPAGMILEGASRPTHFAGVLTVVAKLFALTRATDAFFGEKDYQQLVLIRQMVEDLNIPVAVHGCPIVREESGLAMSSRNRYLSADEASTAEILSRALATGSFEKARLLLDASPDVDLDYLALTTPNLQDIPAGYSGPARLLVAARVGTTRLIDNARVSVG, via the coding sequence ATGACCGAACTCGTTCATACACCCGCAGAGCTTGAAGCCGCCATCGGCCACCCCCGCACGCTCGCCCTCGTGCCCACCATGGGTGCGCTGCACGACGGGCACCTGTCGCTGGTCCGCGCGGCACAGACAACCGGCTCACCGGTGGTGGTGAGCATTTTTGTCAACCCGCTGCAGTTCGCGCCGGGCGAAGACCTCGACGCCTACCCGCGCACGCTTAGCGCCGATGTCGCGTTGCTCGAGCGCGAGGGCGTCGACGCGGTGTTCGCCCCGTCGGTTGCCACGATGTACCCGACCGGCCCGCGCACGACGATCCACCCGGGCCCGGCGGGGATGATCCTCGAGGGTGCGTCGCGCCCGACGCACTTCGCGGGCGTGCTCACGGTCGTCGCTAAGCTGTTTGCGCTCACACGAGCCACGGACGCATTCTTCGGGGAGAAGGACTATCAGCAGCTCGTGCTCATCCGGCAGATGGTCGAAGACCTCAACATTCCCGTCGCCGTCCACGGCTGCCCGATCGTGCGCGAAGAATCCGGCCTCGCGATGTCCTCGCGCAACCGCTACCTCTCCGCCGATGAGGCCAGCACCGCCGAGATCCTCTCGCGCGCGCTCGCTACCGGCAGCTTTGAAAAAGCCCGCTTGCTTCTCGACGCCTCCCCCGACGTCGACCTAGACTACCTGGCGTTAACCACACCCAACCTGCAGGACATTCCCGCCGGCTACAGCGGCCCCGCCCGCCTGCTGGTGGCCGCGCGCGTGGGCACGACCAGGCTGATCGACAACGCCCGGGTGAGCGTCGGCTAG
- a CDS encoding type I restriction endonuclease subunit R produces the protein MSSKGNEGYDKERALFVPDLLGWLEETDPENYHRIVPKDGPEAAVTKGQKRILDRVAKQLGVEEKHGGGTLNVLRHGVDMVGAKKFSLLQMPPANDKNPRLTKRYERNRLRVVEELVYSTRHGNRLDLTLFANGIPVATAEIKTEFTQSLDQAKAQYRTQRLPQGEPLLTAGRGALVHFAVTDRRIAMTTFLNGQHTRFLPFDQSHEGGAGNPPSATGHATSYFWEEILDRDTWLTILTKFIYTNHQHKADPLTGKITTTSQIRFPRFHQWRAVSKIAKAAAVEGPGHNYLIQHSAGSGKTDSIAWTAHRLASLHNEAGEKVFDTVFVIADRQVLDRQLQDAVQQLETVAGTFQAIESGGSGSKTARLTEVLTSGTAKIVGVTLQTFPHALAALQDPDNQEKLAGRTFAVIADEAHSSQTGSSAKALREMLYLGKEAEEVDWEEPGADQDALAAMAARSDEDKRLSYFAFTATPKEKTLQLFGRRNPASQELEPFDLYPMKQAIEEGFILDVLKNYTTFEMAARVAEKGQDPSVAAEQQPGGLSAEAAINDGEVDVRQGTRAYINFVEHHPTNVASKVDVILDHYRSTVQPHLGGRAKAMIVTASRAAAVRYARALDKAITERNLPLQTLVAFSGEVPDPDVPSLPGTLQTMVTETSMNPVLNGRDLADVFAQDGQNILVVANKYQTGFDQPLLVGMYVDKQLSGIAAVQTLSRLNRKVDGKTDTYVLDFVNDAEQILASFQTYYEAAHIGTESDPDLVADLIAKLEAQRIFTWAEVDQVWEAWSAKRTPTARKHAQFSRHLLPAVERFENAWEQAIRTEDDQRREELLDFKAVLAQYVKAYSFFSQILHFGDPRYEKMSVFADLLAKALRNFTADAEKPEAVDVSDVVLTHYRLEKIREDDLGLSATDGEAPGLTGMTEAGLTKARESEQVRKSELIEKVNKYFGDLEAKDEYKVNFIETLLAEAADHPELEMQAKNNSKIDFASSPQLQVILEDALWQQEESSNEVLKSAREMTTLRLVEMAMEFGLFERLRGQDTG, from the coding sequence TTGTCGTCGAAGGGCAATGAGGGCTATGACAAAGAACGAGCCCTGTTTGTTCCCGACCTGCTGGGATGGCTGGAGGAAACCGATCCGGAGAACTACCACCGGATCGTTCCGAAAGACGGACCCGAGGCGGCAGTGACCAAAGGCCAGAAGCGGATCCTCGACCGAGTAGCCAAGCAGCTAGGGGTGGAGGAAAAACACGGCGGCGGCACCCTGAATGTTCTGCGTCATGGTGTCGATATGGTGGGGGCGAAGAAGTTCAGCCTGCTGCAGATGCCGCCGGCCAACGATAAGAACCCTCGCCTGACCAAACGCTACGAGCGCAACCGCCTGCGAGTCGTCGAGGAGTTGGTCTATTCCACCCGCCACGGCAACCGGTTGGATCTGACGTTATTCGCCAACGGTATTCCTGTCGCTACCGCCGAGATCAAGACGGAGTTCACCCAGTCGCTGGATCAGGCGAAGGCTCAGTATCGCACCCAGCGCCTTCCTCAGGGGGAGCCGTTGTTGACGGCTGGGCGAGGTGCCTTGGTTCATTTCGCGGTCACTGATCGTCGTATAGCCATGACCACCTTCCTCAATGGTCAGCACACGAGGTTTCTGCCCTTTGATCAGAGCCATGAAGGGGGTGCCGGTAACCCGCCGTCGGCGACGGGGCATGCGACTAGTTACTTCTGGGAGGAGATCCTTGATCGGGATACGTGGTTGACGATTTTGACGAAGTTTATCTACACCAACCACCAACACAAGGCCGACCCGCTCACTGGCAAGATCACCACGACCTCACAGATCCGCTTCCCTCGGTTTCACCAGTGGCGGGCAGTGTCCAAGATCGCGAAAGCGGCTGCGGTAGAAGGCCCGGGGCATAACTACCTCATTCAACATTCCGCAGGATCAGGTAAAACGGATTCGATTGCGTGGACCGCTCACCGTCTAGCCTCGTTGCACAATGAGGCCGGCGAGAAGGTCTTCGATACCGTTTTCGTCATCGCCGATCGACAGGTGTTGGATCGCCAGCTCCAGGACGCGGTTCAACAGCTAGAAACGGTGGCTGGTACTTTCCAAGCGATTGAATCCGGGGGCAGTGGGTCGAAAACTGCCCGGTTAACAGAGGTTCTGACCAGTGGAACGGCGAAGATCGTTGGAGTGACCTTACAGACTTTTCCGCATGCGCTCGCAGCGCTACAAGACCCGGATAACCAGGAGAAGCTTGCGGGACGGACGTTTGCTGTGATCGCTGACGAGGCGCACTCGTCTCAAACTGGTAGCTCCGCGAAGGCTTTGCGGGAGATGCTCTACCTAGGCAAGGAGGCTGAAGAGGTCGATTGGGAGGAGCCCGGCGCTGATCAAGACGCCCTGGCTGCGATGGCCGCTCGCAGTGACGAGGACAAGCGGTTGAGCTACTTCGCGTTTACTGCCACTCCGAAAGAAAAGACCCTGCAGCTATTTGGACGGCGCAATCCGGCTAGCCAGGAGCTGGAGCCGTTTGACCTGTACCCAATGAAGCAGGCCATCGAGGAGGGGTTCATTCTCGATGTGCTCAAAAACTACACCACCTTCGAGATGGCCGCCCGCGTAGCCGAGAAGGGCCAAGACCCCAGTGTCGCAGCCGAGCAGCAGCCGGGCGGCCTCTCAGCAGAGGCGGCTATAAACGACGGAGAAGTTGATGTTCGGCAAGGAACTCGGGCGTATATCAACTTCGTTGAACACCACCCGACGAATGTCGCCTCCAAGGTCGACGTCATCCTCGATCACTACCGATCCACGGTTCAACCTCATCTAGGTGGCCGTGCCAAGGCAATGATCGTGACCGCTTCTCGAGCAGCTGCGGTGCGCTATGCCCGGGCCTTAGACAAAGCGATCACTGAGCGAAACCTACCCCTGCAGACCCTGGTGGCCTTTTCCGGGGAGGTCCCTGACCCGGATGTTCCTTCGTTGCCGGGCACACTGCAGACGATGGTCACCGAGACCAGTATGAACCCCGTCCTCAATGGACGGGATCTGGCCGATGTGTTCGCTCAAGACGGCCAGAATATCCTCGTGGTGGCCAATAAGTATCAGACTGGATTCGATCAACCCTTGCTGGTGGGCATGTACGTCGACAAGCAACTCTCGGGCATCGCTGCGGTGCAGACGTTGTCACGACTCAACCGCAAGGTCGACGGCAAGACCGACACCTACGTTCTTGATTTTGTCAACGACGCCGAGCAAATCCTCGCCTCGTTTCAGACCTACTACGAAGCAGCGCATATTGGGACGGAGTCCGACCCGGATCTCGTCGCTGATCTGATCGCCAAGCTCGAAGCCCAGCGCATCTTCACCTGGGCAGAAGTCGACCAAGTGTGGGAAGCATGGTCTGCCAAACGCACTCCCACCGCGCGGAAACACGCTCAGTTTTCTAGGCACCTGTTGCCGGCCGTGGAGAGATTTGAGAATGCGTGGGAGCAAGCGATACGCACCGAGGATGATCAGCGACGAGAAGAACTTCTCGACTTCAAGGCGGTGTTGGCTCAGTATGTGAAAGCTTATTCGTTTTTCAGCCAGATCCTGCACTTCGGTGACCCCCGCTACGAGAAGATGTCGGTCTTCGCCGACCTGCTGGCGAAAGCGCTGCGGAACTTTACAGCGGACGCCGAAAAACCGGAGGCAGTGGACGTCTCTGATGTGGTGCTGACCCACTACCGGCTGGAAAAGATCCGCGAAGATGACCTAGGGCTCAGCGCTACCGATGGTGAGGCTCCGGGTCTAACGGGTATGACCGAGGCGGGGTTGACGAAGGCTCGTGAATCGGAGCAGGTCAGAAAGTCGGAGTTGATTGAGAAGGTCAACAAGTACTTCGGTGACCTCGAAGCCAAGGACGAATACAAGGTCAACTTCATCGAGACGTTGCTTGCTGAAGCCGCTGATCACCCCGAGTTGGAGATGCAGGCGAAAAACAACTCGAAGATCGACTTCGCCAGCTCCCCGCAGCTGCAGGTCATCTTGGAGGATGCGCTCTGGCAGCAGGAGGAATCGTCCAACGAGGTTCTCAAGTCTGCCCGCGAGATGACGACTCTGAGGTTGGTGGAGATGGCCATGGAGTTCGGGCTCTTCGAGCGCCTCAGGGGCCAGGACACCGGCTGA
- a CDS encoding GntP family permease, whose protein sequence is MTGLPLMGVFVVAIVVLILMISKWKIHPFLSLLFVSLVFGLIGGIPLLDIKDADGALVTPGIASVIGEGFAATFKSFGLVVIFGTLIGFILEKTGAAFQLADAIVRVIGTRHPVLAIQLMGWVVSIPVFSDSGFVILNPVRRALAQRTGASPATMAIALSAGLFTSHVFIPPTPGPLASAANLGLENNLLLVMALGTLVSIPVMIAAYFYSVWIGPSLHTPETEAVPDTDVEAAYNELKNSYTRLPSTALSLAPILVPILLMAAGSITSAAGLGGGFGRAIVFAGTPMIALGIGFLFAVLLLADTHMMDRFYTFVEDGLRTVGPIILITAAGGVLGRVISSTDVVDFISNNATQLASLGLFFPFLISALFKTAQGSATVAMVTTSSLVAPLLPTLGLESPVQVGLAVMAISAGSLVVSHANDSHFWVVTNFSKMTPQQAYRSQTAVTGVMGCTAMVFIWILGLFLV, encoded by the coding sequence ATGACTGGCTTGCCGCTGATGGGTGTCTTCGTCGTCGCGATCGTCGTTTTGATCCTGATGATCTCCAAGTGGAAGATCCACCCCTTCCTCTCACTTCTTTTTGTGTCGCTCGTCTTCGGCCTGATCGGCGGAATTCCGCTGCTCGACATCAAAGACGCCGACGGGGCGCTGGTCACCCCGGGTATCGCGTCGGTCATCGGCGAGGGCTTTGCGGCGACGTTTAAATCCTTCGGGCTCGTCGTCATCTTCGGCACGCTCATCGGCTTCATCCTGGAAAAGACTGGTGCGGCCTTTCAGCTTGCCGACGCCATCGTGCGCGTGATTGGCACACGTCATCCCGTCCTGGCCATCCAGCTGATGGGATGGGTTGTGAGCATCCCGGTCTTTTCCGACTCTGGATTCGTCATCCTCAATCCTGTACGCAGGGCGCTCGCCCAGCGCACAGGAGCCTCGCCGGCAACCATGGCGATCGCCCTGTCCGCTGGTCTGTTTACTTCCCACGTGTTCATCCCGCCCACGCCCGGACCGCTTGCGTCCGCGGCGAACCTCGGCCTGGAGAACAACCTGTTGCTCGTGATGGCACTCGGTACGCTCGTGTCCATCCCCGTCATGATCGCCGCCTACTTCTACTCCGTCTGGATCGGCCCGTCGCTTCACACCCCGGAGACGGAAGCGGTCCCAGACACCGACGTCGAGGCCGCCTACAACGAGCTGAAGAACTCCTACACCCGGCTGCCGTCAACGGCGTTGTCCCTCGCCCCGATCCTCGTGCCGATCCTGCTCATGGCGGCTGGGTCCATCACCTCCGCGGCGGGGCTCGGCGGCGGGTTCGGCCGCGCGATCGTGTTCGCCGGCACCCCGATGATCGCCCTCGGTATCGGTTTCCTCTTCGCCGTGCTCTTGCTGGCGGATACCCACATGATGGACCGCTTCTACACCTTCGTCGAGGACGGCCTGCGCACGGTCGGCCCGATCATCCTCATCACGGCCGCCGGCGGCGTGCTCGGACGCGTCATCTCCTCGACCGACGTGGTGGACTTCATTTCCAACAACGCGACCCAGCTGGCGAGCCTCGGACTGTTCTTCCCCTTCCTCATCTCCGCGTTGTTCAAGACAGCGCAGGGCTCGGCCACCGTCGCGATGGTCACCACGTCCAGCCTCGTCGCGCCGCTTCTGCCGACCCTGGGGTTGGAGTCCCCCGTGCAGGTCGGCCTTGCAGTGATGGCCATCTCCGCTGGCTCTCTCGTGGTCTCCCACGCCAACGACAGCCACTTCTGGGTGGTCACCAACTTCTCTAAGATGACCCCGCAGCAGGCGTACCGCTCGCAGACCGCGGTGACCGGCGTGATGGGGTGCACCGCCATGGTCTTCATCTGGATCCTTGGGCTCTTCCTAGTCTAG
- a CDS encoding IS30 family transposase yields the protein MKTSEGPEGMRRQWRADRALRPAMRSPGRPQPSRAVQRQFWRLIAAGVTTAEAALAVGVSVPVGSRWFRHAGGMPPLTLTEPTGRYLSFEEREEIAILRAQGRGVRSIARTLGRDPGTISRELRRNAATRSGKLEYRATVAQWKAQEAAKRPKTAKLVANLRLRDYVQDRLSGKVTGPDGTPVEGPVTPTWKGLNKPRRQDRRWATSWSPEQISHRLKLDFPDDESMRISHEAIYQALFIEGRGALKRELVACLRTGRALRQPRERSRNKPGGHVGAEVVISQRPAEAADRAVPGHWEGDLVIGTGRSAIGTLVERRSRATILVRLPRLDGWGEHPPVKNGPALGGYGAVAMNAALAAAITTLPQQLRKTITWDRGKELSGHAAFTLETGTKVFFADPHSPWQRPTNENTNGLLRQYFPKGTDLSRWSADDLEAVAHTLNNRPRKPLGWKTPAEVFGEALQSLKQAGVATTG from the coding sequence ATGAAGACCAGCGAGGGCCCGGAGGGGATGCGGCGGCAGTGGCGCGCGGACCGGGCGTTGCGGCCAGCAATGCGCTCTCCGGGCAGACCGCAGCCATCGAGGGCGGTGCAGCGACAATTCTGGCGCCTGATCGCGGCCGGGGTCACGACAGCGGAGGCAGCGCTGGCGGTGGGGGTGTCGGTGCCGGTCGGATCACGGTGGTTCCGTCACGCTGGCGGTATGCCACCGCTGACGTTGACGGAGCCAACTGGTCGTTATCTCAGTTTCGAGGAGCGAGAGGAGATCGCGATCTTGCGTGCTCAGGGACGCGGTGTCCGGTCGATCGCGCGTACCCTTGGGCGGGATCCGGGCACGATCAGTCGGGAGTTGCGCCGCAACGCTGCTACCCGCAGCGGGAAGCTGGAGTATCGCGCCACGGTGGCCCAATGGAAAGCCCAAGAGGCCGCGAAACGACCCAAGACCGCGAAGCTGGTGGCCAACCTGCGGCTTCGCGACTATGTCCAGGACAGACTCTCTGGGAAGGTCACTGGCCCGGACGGGACGCCGGTGGAAGGGCCGGTCACGCCGACGTGGAAGGGGTTGAACAAGCCTCGTCGGCAAGATCGACGGTGGGCCACCAGTTGGAGCCCGGAGCAGATCAGTCACCGCTTGAAGCTGGATTTCCCTGATGATGAGTCAATGCGTATCAGTCATGAGGCGATCTACCAGGCGTTGTTCATCGAAGGCCGCGGCGCGCTGAAGCGTGAGCTGGTGGCTTGCCTGCGAACGGGCAGGGCGTTGCGACAGCCCCGTGAGCGTTCCCGGAACAAACCCGGCGGTCATGTCGGCGCCGAGGTCGTGATCAGCCAACGCCCCGCAGAAGCCGCTGATCGCGCTGTTCCAGGACACTGGGAAGGTGACCTGGTCATCGGGACCGGCCGCTCTGCGATCGGGACCTTGGTCGAGCGTCGCAGCCGCGCGACGATCCTGGTCCGCTTGCCCCGCCTCGACGGCTGGGGCGAGCACCCTCCGGTTAAGAACGGCCCCGCGCTGGGCGGCTACGGTGCAGTCGCGATGAACGCGGCTCTGGCCGCTGCGATCACGACCCTGCCCCAGCAGTTACGCAAGACGATCACCTGGGACCGCGGCAAGGAACTATCAGGACATGCCGCGTTCACTCTTGAGACTGGCACCAAGGTGTTCTTCGCTGATCCGCACTCCCCGTGGCAACGGCCCACCAACGAGAACACCAACGGCCTGCTACGTCAGTACTTCCCCAAGGGCACCGACCTGTCCCGCTGGAGCGCAGACGACCTCGAAGCGGTGGCCCACACCCTCAACAACAGACCCCGCAAGCCCCTCGGCTGGAAGACCCCCGCCGAAGTCTTCGGTGAAGCACTACAATCCCTGAAACAGGCCGGTGTTGCAACCACCGGTTGA
- a CDS encoding restriction endonuclease subunit S — MRKIPLKRLVSRPVVNGLGLSGSENNTDDPRYIRITDIGADGKLRDEVFASQPRQLIGDAWVHSGDILVASVGATVGKSYLHLSEGDFCYAGYLSRVRPDMSKAEPRFLGYWMESHDWWEQVRQRIVGSTIENLSASKIASFSVPLVSLEEQGLIADYLDRETAEIDAFLEDLKQLKAYTAERARALLEHELWATAKEFAPLRRFLLRVDQGISPEADSSPAGPGELGVLKAGCTNHGRFDLWANKRLDNSDQFTASMFVAEGDLIVTRASGSLMHVGSAALVPHLDRQLAMSDKHYRLVTDDHLDSEYLALVMQTARWRTQLEPLVSGAQGLARNISIPNLKTLEVPVVSRMQQEEVKEKLREQVQKVAMASDDVDALISLGEERRSALISAAVTGQIDVTAQGMSAAEQLQDELEAKV; from the coding sequence ATGAGAAAGATTCCACTTAAACGTCTTGTTTCCCGGCCGGTAGTGAATGGATTAGGGCTTTCAGGTTCTGAAAATAATACGGATGACCCTAGGTATATCCGGATCACGGACATAGGAGCCGATGGCAAGCTTCGCGACGAGGTATTCGCCTCACAACCACGCCAGTTGATCGGGGATGCCTGGGTCCACTCAGGGGATATCCTAGTTGCTTCAGTCGGAGCCACAGTCGGAAAGTCTTACTTGCATCTGTCAGAGGGAGACTTCTGTTACGCCGGATATCTATCACGGGTCCGGCCAGACATGTCGAAGGCAGAACCACGCTTCCTCGGCTACTGGATGGAATCTCACGATTGGTGGGAACAAGTGCGACAACGAATTGTAGGATCAACGATTGAGAACCTAAGTGCATCGAAAATCGCCTCGTTCTCGGTTCCTCTTGTCTCACTAGAAGAGCAAGGTCTGATTGCGGATTATCTCGACCGAGAAACCGCCGAAATCGACGCCTTCCTCGAGGATCTCAAACAACTAAAGGCTTACACCGCTGAACGGGCTCGTGCACTTCTCGAGCACGAACTGTGGGCTACCGCTAAAGAGTTTGCCCCTCTGCGTCGCTTCTTGCTTCGAGTTGATCAGGGAATAAGTCCGGAAGCTGACTCTTCTCCTGCCGGCCCAGGAGAGCTAGGGGTTTTAAAAGCTGGTTGCACGAATCATGGACGCTTTGATCTTTGGGCGAATAAGCGGCTAGATAATTCAGATCAGTTCACAGCATCAATGTTTGTCGCTGAAGGCGATCTGATTGTGACTCGCGCTAGCGGAAGCCTTATGCATGTCGGATCTGCAGCCCTAGTTCCGCACCTGGATCGCCAACTGGCTATGTCTGATAAACACTATCGTCTTGTGACCGATGACCACTTGGATAGCGAATATCTGGCGCTTGTAATGCAAACAGCTCGCTGGCGTACGCAGCTGGAACCTCTTGTGTCTGGTGCTCAAGGACTCGCGAGAAATATCTCCATTCCCAACCTCAAGACGCTTGAAGTACCTGTTGTCTCTCGTATGCAGCAGGAAGAAGTCAAGGAAAAACTCCGTGAACAGGTTCAGAAGGTAGCAATGGCTTCTGACGATGTCGATGCTCTAATCTCTCTAGGCGAGGAACGACGTTCGGCACTCATCTCTGCTGCTGTCACTGGTCAGATCGATGTAACAGCTCAGGGTATGTCCGCCGCAGAGCAGCTGCAGGATGAGCTGGAGGCCAAAGTATGA
- a CDS encoding MBL fold metallo-hydrolase codes for MITSTFYGTSSVHLTDGETSIFVDAFLTRPSLARLVVGRLRPSDSEIDAALGRGGVDKLDALFVAHSHYDHLMDAPAVVKKVGGTMYGSESTLNYGRGEGLTDSQMALIADGDDIAVGAFTVRVIEAPHSPGNIAPGFIRDRLSSPCHTLKFKDGGCFVFHFSHPEGNILVLPSANYIPGFLDGLKARVVYLGIGALGRQSDDFRSEYWRHTVEQLEPELVIPVHWDHFGHSLSKPLKPLPVPADNVAKSREFLAAQDANVHFPVAFESVRLTPEGAVVQ; via the coding sequence ATGATTACCAGCACGTTCTACGGAACATCCAGCGTGCACCTCACAGACGGCGAGACCAGCATCTTCGTCGACGCCTTCCTCACGCGCCCCTCGCTCGCCCGCCTCGTGGTCGGGCGGCTTCGACCCAGCGACAGTGAGATCGACGCGGCGCTGGGCAGGGGTGGCGTCGACAAGCTCGATGCTCTCTTTGTCGCGCACTCGCACTACGACCACCTCATGGACGCACCCGCCGTCGTTAAAAAGGTGGGCGGGACAATGTACGGCTCGGAGTCGACGCTGAACTACGGCAGGGGAGAGGGCCTCACCGATTCGCAGATGGCCCTGATCGCCGACGGCGATGACATCGCGGTCGGAGCGTTCACCGTGCGCGTCATCGAGGCCCCGCACAGCCCCGGAAACATCGCTCCAGGCTTCATCCGCGACCGACTCAGCTCCCCGTGCCACACGCTGAAGTTCAAAGACGGTGGCTGCTTCGTCTTCCACTTCAGCCACCCCGAGGGCAATATATTGGTCCTGCCGAGCGCGAACTACATCCCGGGTTTTCTCGACGGGCTCAAAGCCCGGGTGGTCTACCTCGGTATCGGTGCGCTCGGCCGCCAGTCGGACGATTTTAGAAGCGAGTACTGGCGCCACACCGTCGAGCAGCTGGAGCCGGAGCTGGTCATCCCCGTCCACTGGGACCACTTCGGTCACTCACTGTCGAAGCCGCTCAAGCCGCTGCCGGTTCCGGCGGACAACGTGGCCAAGTCGCGCGAGTTCCTCGCCGCCCAAGACGCAAACGTGCATTTCCCCGTGGCTTTCGAATCGGTGCGCTTGACGCCCGAGGGTGCCGTTGTTCAGTAG
- the panB gene encoding 3-methyl-2-oxobutanoate hydroxymethyltransferase, whose product MTGYLTPTKKVRVSDLKEKKARREPWAMLTAYDYSTARVFAEAGIECMLVGDSAANVVFGYDTTNKVSLDEMAYLAAAVVRGAGNALVVADLPFGTYEASDEQAVLSATGLIHRSGAHMVKLEGGVRVASRIRALKNAGLAVCAHVGFTPQSVDNLGGFKVQGRDAGAKALRADTKAVVDAGADMVVFEMVPAQLAAELTEQCPVPTIGIGAGAGTDAQVLVWHDMADLPAGNRRPKFVRQFGQVGAELGQAAAAYKQAVHEGSFPAAEHSF is encoded by the coding sequence ATGACTGGCTACCTCACCCCCACCAAGAAGGTCCGCGTTTCCGATCTCAAGGAGAAGAAGGCTCGGCGCGAGCCGTGGGCGATGCTCACCGCCTACGATTACTCCACTGCCCGCGTGTTCGCCGAGGCAGGAATCGAGTGCATGCTGGTGGGCGACTCCGCCGCCAACGTCGTCTTCGGCTACGACACCACCAACAAAGTCTCCCTCGATGAGATGGCCTACCTCGCGGCGGCGGTGGTGCGCGGCGCAGGCAACGCGCTCGTGGTGGCGGATCTGCCGTTTGGCACCTACGAGGCCAGCGACGAGCAGGCCGTGCTCAGCGCTACCGGGCTCATCCACCGCAGCGGGGCGCACATGGTCAAGCTCGAGGGCGGCGTGCGGGTCGCCTCGCGCATCCGCGCCCTGAAAAACGCGGGTCTCGCGGTCTGCGCGCACGTCGGCTTTACCCCGCAGTCGGTCGACAACCTCGGCGGGTTCAAGGTCCAGGGCCGCGACGCGGGCGCAAAGGCGCTGCGCGCGGACACCAAGGCCGTGGTGGACGCCGGCGCCGATATGGTGGTCTTCGAGATGGTCCCGGCGCAGCTCGCCGCCGAGCTGACCGAGCAGTGCCCGGTGCCCACCATCGGCATCGGCGCGGGCGCGGGGACCGATGCGCAGGTGTTGGTGTGGCACGACATGGCCGATCTTCCTGCGGGCAATCGGCGCCCGAAGTTCGTGCGCCAGTTCGGCCAGGTCGGGGCGGAGCTCGGCCAGGCCGCGGCGGCGTACAAGCAGGCCGTGCACGAGGGTTCCTTCCCCGCCGCCGAGCACAGCTTCTAG
- a CDS encoding transposase, whose protein sequence is MYFERLEDGDISKAAARREISELLGVKESTLRNWIRKQEKQEQAPQPGSLSYEQLQAAYEEQAKEVAKLRRANEILKTASAFFAQAELDRKLR, encoded by the coding sequence ATGTACTTCGAACGTCTCGAAGACGGCGACATCTCCAAGGCAGCCGCCCGCCGAGAGATCAGCGAACTGCTCGGCGTAAAGGAATCCACCCTGCGCAACTGGATCCGAAAACAGGAAAAGCAGGAACAAGCACCCCAGCCCGGCTCCCTGTCCTACGAGCAGCTCCAGGCTGCCTACGAGGAGCAGGCCAAGGAAGTCGCCAAACTGCGACGAGCCAATGAGATCCTCAAGACGGCGTCAGCTTTTTTCGCCCAAGCGGAGCTCGACCGCAAACTTCGGTAG